The Neomonachus schauinslandi unplaced genomic scaffold, ASM220157v2 HiC_scaffold_205, whole genome shotgun sequence genome contains a region encoding:
- the LOC123323691 gene encoding Na(+)/H(+) exchange regulatory cofactor NHE-RF2-like isoform X4 — protein sequence MARSGDATPPAPAPGAPPKRPSWGLVQDVGGPPRELRPRLCHLRKGPQGYGFNLHSDKSRPGQYIRSVDPGSPAAHSGLRAQDRLIEVNGQNVEGLRHAEVVASIKAREDEARLLVVDPETDEYFKRLRVTPTEEHLEGPLPSPVTNGTSPAQVNGGSACSSRSDLPGLDKDTEESGLHLSPTAAEAKEKARATRINKRAPQMDWNRKREIFSNF from the exons atgGCCCGCTCTGGGGATGCCACACCAccggccccagccccaggagcccctccgAAGAGACCATCCTGGGGACTTGTGCAG GATGTCGGTGGGCCCCCGAGGGAGCTACGCCCTCGGCTGTGCCACCTCCGAAAGGGCCCCCAAGGCTACGGGTTCAACCTGCACAGTGACAAGTCCCGGCCGGGACAGTATATCCGCTCCGTGGACCCAGGCTCACCTGCTGCTCACTCTGGCCTCCGCGCCCAGGACAGACTCATAGAG GTGAACGGGCAGAATGTCGAGGGGCTGCGCCACGCAGAGGTGGTTGCCAGCATCAAGGCGAGGGAGGATGAGGCCCGGCTGCTGGTGGTGGACCCTGAGACGGACGAGTACTTCAAGCGGCTACGGGTCACGCCCACTGAGGAGCATTTGGAAG GTCCACTGCCATCACCAGTCACCAATGGGACCAGCCCTGCCCAG GTCAACGGTGGCTCAGCGTGCTCGTCACGAAGTGATCTGCCTGGCTTAGACAAGGACACTGAG GAGAGCGGCCTCCACCTGAGCCCCACGGCGGCCGAAGCCAAGGAGAAGGCGAGAGCCACCCGGATCAATAAGCGGGCACCACAGATGGACTGGAACAGGAAACGCGAGATCTTCAGCAACTTCTGA
- the LOC123323691 gene encoding Na(+)/H(+) exchange regulatory cofactor NHE-RF2-like isoform X3 translates to MARSGDATPPAPAPGAPPKRPSWGLDVGGPPRELRPRLCHLRKGPQGYGFNLHSDKSRPGQYIRSVDPGSPAAHSGLRAQDRLIEVNGQNVEGLRHAEVVASIKAREDEARLLVVDPETDEYFKRLRVTPTEEHLEGPLPSPVTNGTSPAQVNGGSACSSRSDLPGLDKDTEDSSTWKRDPFQESGLHLSPTAAEAKEKARATRINKRAPQMDWNRKREIFSNF, encoded by the exons atgGCCCGCTCTGGGGATGCCACACCAccggccccagccccaggagcccctccgAAGAGACCATCCTGGGGACTT GATGTCGGTGGGCCCCCGAGGGAGCTACGCCCTCGGCTGTGCCACCTCCGAAAGGGCCCCCAAGGCTACGGGTTCAACCTGCACAGTGACAAGTCCCGGCCGGGACAGTATATCCGCTCCGTGGACCCAGGCTCACCTGCTGCTCACTCTGGCCTCCGCGCCCAGGACAGACTCATAGAG GTGAACGGGCAGAATGTCGAGGGGCTGCGCCACGCAGAGGTGGTTGCCAGCATCAAGGCGAGGGAGGATGAGGCCCGGCTGCTGGTGGTGGACCCTGAGACGGACGAGTACTTCAAGCGGCTACGGGTCACGCCCACTGAGGAGCATTTGGAAG GTCCACTGCCATCACCAGTCACCAATGGGACCAGCCCTGCCCAG GTCAACGGTGGCTCAGCGTGCTCGTCACGAAGTGATCTGCCTGGCTTAGACAAGGACACTGAG GACAGCAGCACCTGGAAGCGGGACCCCTTTCAGGAGAGCGGCCTCCACCTGAGCCCCACGGCGGCCGAAGCCAAGGAGAAGGCGAGAGCCACCCGGATCAATAAGCGGGCACCACAGATGGACTGGAACAGGAAACGCGAGATCTTCAGCAACTTCTGA
- the LOC123323691 gene encoding Na(+)/H(+) exchange regulatory cofactor NHE-RF2-like isoform X1 — protein MARSGDATPPAPAPGAPPKRPSWGLVQDVGGPPRELRPRLCHLRKGPQGYGFNLHSDKSRPGQYIRSVDPGSPAAHSGLRAQDRLIEVNGQNVEGLRHAEVVASIKAREDEARLLVVDPETDEYFKRLRVTPTEEHLEGPLPSPVTNGTSPAQVNGGSACSSRSDLPGLDKDTEVDSSTWKRDPFQESGLHLSPTAAEAKEKARATRINKRAPQMDWNRKREIFSNF, from the exons atgGCCCGCTCTGGGGATGCCACACCAccggccccagccccaggagcccctccgAAGAGACCATCCTGGGGACTTGTGCAG GATGTCGGTGGGCCCCCGAGGGAGCTACGCCCTCGGCTGTGCCACCTCCGAAAGGGCCCCCAAGGCTACGGGTTCAACCTGCACAGTGACAAGTCCCGGCCGGGACAGTATATCCGCTCCGTGGACCCAGGCTCACCTGCTGCTCACTCTGGCCTCCGCGCCCAGGACAGACTCATAGAG GTGAACGGGCAGAATGTCGAGGGGCTGCGCCACGCAGAGGTGGTTGCCAGCATCAAGGCGAGGGAGGATGAGGCCCGGCTGCTGGTGGTGGACCCTGAGACGGACGAGTACTTCAAGCGGCTACGGGTCACGCCCACTGAGGAGCATTTGGAAG GTCCACTGCCATCACCAGTCACCAATGGGACCAGCCCTGCCCAG GTCAACGGTGGCTCAGCGTGCTCGTCACGAAGTGATCTGCCTGGCTTAGACAAGGACACTGAGGTA GACAGCAGCACCTGGAAGCGGGACCCCTTTCAGGAGAGCGGCCTCCACCTGAGCCCCACGGCGGCCGAAGCCAAGGAGAAGGCGAGAGCCACCCGGATCAATAAGCGGGCACCACAGATGGACTGGAACAGGAAACGCGAGATCTTCAGCAACTTCTGA
- the LOC123323691 gene encoding Na(+)/H(+) exchange regulatory cofactor NHE-RF2-like isoform X2 — MARSGDATPPAPAPGAPPKRPSWGLVQDVGGPPRELRPRLCHLRKGPQGYGFNLHSDKSRPGQYIRSVDPGSPAAHSGLRAQDRLIEVNGQNVEGLRHAEVVASIKAREDEARLLVVDPETDEYFKRLRVTPTEEHLEGPLPSPVTNGTSPAQVNGGSACSSRSDLPGLDKDTEDSSTWKRDPFQESGLHLSPTAAEAKEKARATRINKRAPQMDWNRKREIFSNF; from the exons atgGCCCGCTCTGGGGATGCCACACCAccggccccagccccaggagcccctccgAAGAGACCATCCTGGGGACTTGTGCAG GATGTCGGTGGGCCCCCGAGGGAGCTACGCCCTCGGCTGTGCCACCTCCGAAAGGGCCCCCAAGGCTACGGGTTCAACCTGCACAGTGACAAGTCCCGGCCGGGACAGTATATCCGCTCCGTGGACCCAGGCTCACCTGCTGCTCACTCTGGCCTCCGCGCCCAGGACAGACTCATAGAG GTGAACGGGCAGAATGTCGAGGGGCTGCGCCACGCAGAGGTGGTTGCCAGCATCAAGGCGAGGGAGGATGAGGCCCGGCTGCTGGTGGTGGACCCTGAGACGGACGAGTACTTCAAGCGGCTACGGGTCACGCCCACTGAGGAGCATTTGGAAG GTCCACTGCCATCACCAGTCACCAATGGGACCAGCCCTGCCCAG GTCAACGGTGGCTCAGCGTGCTCGTCACGAAGTGATCTGCCTGGCTTAGACAAGGACACTGAG GACAGCAGCACCTGGAAGCGGGACCCCTTTCAGGAGAGCGGCCTCCACCTGAGCCCCACGGCGGCCGAAGCCAAGGAGAAGGCGAGAGCCACCCGGATCAATAAGCGGGCACCACAGATGGACTGGAACAGGAAACGCGAGATCTTCAGCAACTTCTGA
- the LOC123323692 gene encoding endonuclease III-like protein 1 isoform X2, protein MSMAGVRMVTRSRSRDPGTGPRGGGGEAPLRRGEAAAEGKKSHSPAKHQRKTQKLSVTYEASDHEKEEGAKPPEAPGWEPPDWQQQLVNIRTMRSGKDAPVDQLGAEHCYDPSAPPKSKVKYIKQTSAILQQRYGGDIPASVAELVALPGVGPKMAHLAMAVAWGAVSGIAVDTHVHRIANRLGWTKTATKSPEKTRAALEAWLPRELWSEINGLLVGFGQQTCLPVHPHCQACLNRSLCPAARSLCGP, encoded by the exons ATGAGCATGGCGGGCGTGAGGATGGTGACCCGGAGCCGGAGCCGGGACCCGGGGACCGGGccgcgggggggtgggggcgaggcGCCGCTCCGGAGGGGAGAGGCAGCTGCAG aaggaaagaaaagccacAGCCCCGCAAAGCATCAGCGGAAGACACAGAAACTGAGTGTCACCTACGAAGCCTCAGATCATGAGAAAGAAGAAGGCGCCAAACCCCCAGAGGCACCAGGCTGGGAACCCCCAGACTGGCAGCAGCAGCTGGTGAACATCCGCACCATGAGGAGTGGGAAGGACGCACCTGTGGACCAGCTGGGGGCTGAGCACTGCTATGACCCCAGCGCACCCCCAAAG AGCAAGGTCAAGTACATCAAGCAGACCAGTGCCATCCTGCAGCAGCGCTATGGCGGGGACATCCCAGCTTCTGTGGCAGAGCTGGTGGCACTGCCGGGCGTTGGGCCCAAGATGGCACACTTGGCCATGGCCGTGGCCTGGGGTGCCGTGTCTGGCATCG CGGTGGACACCCACGTGCACAGAATCGCCAACAGACTGGGGTGGACCAAGACGGCGACCAAGTCCCCGGAGAAGACTCGTGCGGCGCTGGAAGCCTGGCTGCCCCG GGAGCTGTGGAGTGAGATCAACGGACTGTTGGTGGGCTTCGGCCAGCAGACGTGTCTGCCCGTCCACCCACACTGCCAGGCCTGCCTCAACCGAAGCCTGTGCCCGGCTGCACGCAGCCTCTGCGGGCCATGA
- the LOC123323692 gene encoding endonuclease III-like protein 1 isoform X1: protein MCSAQDTGMSMAGVRMVTRSRSRDPGTGPRGGGGEAPLRRGEAAAEGKKSHSPAKHQRKTQKLSVTYEASDHEKEEGAKPPEAPGWEPPDWQQQLVNIRTMRSGKDAPVDQLGAEHCYDPSAPPKVQRYQVLLSLMLSSQTKDQVTAGAMQRLRARGLTVDSILQTDDSTLGTLIYPVGFWRSKVKYIKQTSAILQQRYGGDIPASVAELVALPGVGPKMAHLAMAVAWGAVSGIAVDTHVHRIANRLGWTKTATKSPEKTRAALEAWLPRELWSEINGLLVGFGQQTCLPVHPHCQACLNRSLCPAARSLCGP from the exons ATGTGTAGTGCGCAGGACACTGGCATGAGCATGGCGGGCGTGAGGATGGTGACCCGGAGCCGGAGCCGGGACCCGGGGACCGGGccgcgggggggtgggggcgaggcGCCGCTCCGGAGGGGAGAGGCAGCTGCAG aaggaaagaaaagccacAGCCCCGCAAAGCATCAGCGGAAGACACAGAAACTGAGTGTCACCTACGAAGCCTCAGATCATGAGAAAGAAGAAGGCGCCAAACCCCCAGAGGCACCAGGCTGGGAACCCCCAGACTGGCAGCAGCAGCTGGTGAACATCCGCACCATGAGGAGTGGGAAGGACGCACCTGTGGACCAGCTGGGGGCTGAGCACTGCTATGACCCCAGCGCACCCCCAAAG GTGCAGAGGTACCAGGTGCTGCTGTCACTGATGCTCTCCAGCCAAACCAAAGACCAGGTAACAGCAGGTGCCATGCAGCGGCTGCGCGCTCGGGGCCTCACAGTGGACAGCATCCTGCAGACAGATGACAGCACGCTGGGCACGCTCATCTACCCCGTAGGCTTCTGGAGG AGCAAGGTCAAGTACATCAAGCAGACCAGTGCCATCCTGCAGCAGCGCTATGGCGGGGACATCCCAGCTTCTGTGGCAGAGCTGGTGGCACTGCCGGGCGTTGGGCCCAAGATGGCACACTTGGCCATGGCCGTGGCCTGGGGTGCCGTGTCTGGCATCG CGGTGGACACCCACGTGCACAGAATCGCCAACAGACTGGGGTGGACCAAGACGGCGACCAAGTCCCCGGAGAAGACTCGTGCGGCGCTGGAAGCCTGGCTGCCCCG GGAGCTGTGGAGTGAGATCAACGGACTGTTGGTGGGCTTCGGCCAGCAGACGTGTCTGCCCGTCCACCCACACTGCCAGGCCTGCCTCAACCGAAGCCTGTGCCCGGCTGCACGCAGCCTCTGCGGGCCATGA